The Etheostoma cragini isolate CJK2018 chromosome 15, CSU_Ecrag_1.0, whole genome shotgun sequence genome window below encodes:
- the cenpx gene encoding centromere protein X has product MTSEINDVSLRRAPNFSHSVGNMAEKDAEIGFKKETVSKLLSSSFKEDKTRLSGDAALLMAELLKVFVQEAAVRSQKQAESEDCDQVDIEHFEKILPQLLLDF; this is encoded by the exons ATGACGTCAGAGATCAATGACGTATCCCTACGCAGAGCGCCAAATTTCTCTCACAGCGTCGGAAACATGGCGGAGAAAGACGCAGAAATTGGATTCAAAAAG GAGACAGTAAGCAAACTATTGTCAAGTTCCTTCAAGGAGGACAAAACCAGAT TAAGTGGTGATGCTGCGCTGCTCATGGCAGAATTGCTAAAAGTATTTGTCCAAG AAGCTGCTGTGAGATCACAGAAACAAGCTGAGTCTGAGGACTGCGACCAAGTAGACATCGAGCACTTTGAAAAGATCCTGCCTCAGCTG CTGCTGGACTTCTAG